The nucleotide window CTTTTTACTATCACTGTATTTAATCCCCTTCTGCAATTCCAACAAAACCCTAATCAGGGTTCTTGTAATAACCAATCGCCGCCCGAttcatctcttttattttccttctATAACCTCGCTTTTCTCTTACCTTACTGTTTCAACTGTTTTTCGTTTACAacactttttctcttcttccatgGAAAACATTTTCcacaaattttgtttctttaattcctgacatctttttaatttgacatatttcatcttttaatctttatttcttGCTTTGATCATGTgggtatttatttttagttgttgCTCTGGttcaagttttgatttttatcctTTCGGTCTGTAAATATGGGCTCCACTTGTTATGTTCTTCAAAAAGCTTAATTTTGTGAATCTTTTGGGGTTAGAGCTTGATTATTTCATCTGGGTAGTGATTATTTTCTAACTTTGTTGAAAAAAAAGGTTATGATCAGTTAGGTTTCTTAATTAGATAATGTTATCTGAATTGGGGAGGAGACCGATGATAGGTGGAAACGAAGGTTCGTTTGGTGATGATTTGGAGAAGGAAATAGGTTTATTGCTTCGTGAACAGCGTAGTAGACAAGAGGCTGATGATCGTGAGCTCGAGCTTAACTTGTATAGAAGTGGTTCAGCACCGCCAACTGTGGAGGGTTCTTTAAGTGCAGTTGGTGGCCTGTTTCGAGGTAGTTTTGGTACTAATAACACATCCTTCTCGGAGCTTTCTAGGGCTAAACttggaaataataataatggtttCCCTTCCGAGGAGGAGCTTAGGTCTGATCCAGATTATCTTTCATATTACTATTCGAATGTGAATCTGAACCCCAGGCTTCCGCCTCCTTTGCTTTCTAAGGAGGATTGGAGGTTGGCGCAGAGATTGAGAGGAGAGAGTTCGGCATCGGGTGGGATGGGAGATAGAAGGAAAGTGAATAGAGGACGTGACAATGGTGGCAATGGCGCTAGGTCTTTGTTTTCTCAGCCACCTGGGTTCGATTCAAGGAAACAAGAGAGTGAGCTGGAGCCTCAGAAGGTTCGTGGCTCTGCGGATTGGGGTGGTGATGGACTAATTGGCTTGACGGGAATAGGACTCGGGAACGAACAAAAGAGCCTTGCTGAAATCTTTCAGGTCATTTACTTCATTAAACCGTTCCTTGATGATCTTCTATGTTGATAATATTGATTATCTGTCGATATGACTGGACTTCGATTCTCATGATAAAAATGAGTATCTATCCATGGATTCTTTTTTCTGCGATTGTCTAATTGTGACATTTACTGCTTAGTGTGTATTTGGCATGAAAAATGTGGTCTATCTTTACTGGATTTGGATCCTAGTTATAAGATGCATACATGATGAGTTAAAGATGTCTTATCTTTTCCTTTTGGTTGAATTTGGACATGTAATAAATTGAATGACATTacaacaaaatcattttttcgTGATTGAAAATTCATTGTCATGAGTGTGCCATTGATGGATTCAAGTTTGTTTTACCTTCATTTCAATGTGTACTTCTTTCTTTTTAGTGATAGTAATTGTTGGTTTGCATCTCATAAATCTTTTGTCCTATGATATACTCACTTGTGGGGTGCTAACTAACAAGtaatgtatttttatatgaGAATGTAGTCATACTGAGCAAGAATAGTAGTTAGTTGTTTGAGCTTATTGAACTTGTTGAATTCTGAATATTGAGTAAGGACTCCATTTTATATAAGCTTATCAATTAAGCTTTAGTTGGGTTTAATCTTGCTAAGTGCATTCAGTTGGTAGTCTTTTTACTAGTCTTTCTATGGCGTATTAAAGTCAGTATAATTGGTCTCATTAAAGTGCTCCAACACATGCTTTTATACCATTATTATGACTTTCTTGTTGTATAACCTTGTAGAGCTATTCTCATAATTTGTTGGATGCTCTTTGCCATACGTACTACGAATTCTACAAGCTTTTATGCCATTATTATGCTTTCTTTGTTGTATAACCTTGTAGAGCTGTTCTCATAATCTGTTGGATGCTCTTTGCCATAAGTACTATGAATTTTGCAGTCTTCATTCATATTGACAAAAGTTTTGAATGATTCATAAGAATGTTTATTGAGGatgtataataaattttaagtttcaacTGTAACAAAGATTATTGAATTAAGATgaattattatatctaatatcAGATATGCATGTTTATCTGCTGAGTGTATGATTACAGAGGATATATGTTTTCCTAAGTTACACTTGCAAACTTTTAACAACCATTGAATCGCTTCTGATTAGCCACTTGTAACCTTTTAGGTTGGTTCATGCTTATTTATTTCACTTTGTTAGATTATTGGTTGGCAATTTGTTACTTCAAACACATCTTGGTACTTTGTTGCAATAATTTTGACTTTATATTGATTGATGTTTCATGTCTATGCAGGATGACTTGGGGAGAGCTACACTTGGCGCAGGGATTCCGTCACGTCCTGCTAGCCGTAATGCATTTGATGAAAACCTTGAGACCATCAATACTGCTGAAGCTGAACTGGCTAATTTGCATTCTGGTGCAAATGTTCAAGGCTCATCGACTGTCCAGACTATTGGCCTACCTTCTTCATATTCTTATGCTGCTGCTCTAGGTGCTTCCTTGTCTAGAAGTACCACTCCTGATCCCCAACTTGTAGCCAGAGCTCCTAGTCCTTGCCCAACCCCAATTGGAGGAGGAAGAGTTAACACCTCAGAAAAGAGAGGCATGACTAATCCAAACTCATTTTCTGGTGTCTCCTCTGGGATGAATGAGTCTCCAGATCTGGTCGCTGCCTTGTCTGGCATAAATTTGTCAgcaaatggagtgatggatgatGAAATCCAACTGCCTCCACAGATAGAACAGGATGTTGAGAATCACCGAAATTATTTGTTTGCTATGCAGGATGGTCAGAATCATATCAATCAACAGAAATACTCTAATAAATCAGAATCTGGGCATTTACATATGCCTTCAGCCCATCAATCAGGCAAAATGTCTTACTCTGATTTGGGTAAGAGTAATGGAGGTGGCTCAGACTTGAACAACTCATCCTTAGTAGCTGATAGGCAAGCTGAACTACAAAATTCTGGTGTTCCtactaataatttatacatgaaAGGATCACCTACATCCACTCTTAATGGTGGAAATGCTTTGCCTGCTCAGTATCAGCACATAGACGGTATGCAAAACTATGGATTAAGTGGTTACTCCTTGAATCCATCTTTTGCCTCTGTCATGGCTAGCCAACTTGGTGCTGGTAATCTGCCTCCATTATATGAAAATGTTACAGCGGCATCAGCTATGGCAGTCCATGGAATGGATTCAAGAGTGCTTGGAGGAGGCTTGGCTGCTGGACAAAATCTTAATACTGCATCTGACTCGCACAATCTCAGCAGACTTGGGAGTCAAATGGCTGGGGGTGCTCTTCAGGCCCCTTTTGTTGACCCGATGTATCTCCAGTACTTGAGAACATCTGAATATGCTGCTCAGCTTGCAGCTCTTAATGATCCCTCAGTGGATAGGAACTTCCTTGGCAATTCATACATGAATCTACTTGAACTCCAGAAAGCTTATCTTGGAGTTCTGCTGTCACCTCAGAAATCACAGTATGGCGTTCCATTAGGTGCTAAGTCTGGTGGTTCTAATCATCATGGCTATAGTGGAAGTCCTGCATTCAGGGTTGGTATGTCCTATCCTAGTAGTCCTTTGGCAAATCCTATTATTGCAAACTCCCCAGTGGGACCTGGTAGTCCTATCGGACACAATGAGCCGAACTTGCGTTTTTCTGGGATGAGGAACTTAGCTGGGGGGGTCATGGCACCTTGGCATTTGGATGGTAGTATGGATGGTAGCTTTGGGTCTTCTTTGCTAGAAGAGTTCAAGAGCAACAAAGCAAAGTGTTTTGAACTTTCAGAAATTGCAGGCTATGTCGTTGAATTCAGGTATTTAGTGCTCTAATATCATCTCCTTCTCATTGTTATGCTGCAATACTAAATTTATTTGGTTCTGCAAAAATCCTTTTTGAGCAGTGCGGATCAGTATGGGAGCCGATTCATTCAACAAAAACTTGAGACAGCCACAACAGAAGAGAAGAACATGGTTTATCAGGAAATCATGCCTCAAGCTCTTTCTTTGATGACTGATGTATTTGGTAATTATGTCATTCAGAAGGTATCTATATGCATACTTTGTTGCTGATGGATCTTCATTTCTTTGTTACATATTTGATCAATTTTACATAACGGATATCTGTATATGTCTGCAGTTTTTTGAGCATGGGCTTGCATCTCAGCGGAGAGAGCTTGCCAACAAGCTTTTTGGTCATGTTTTAACCCTTTGCCTTCAAATGTATGGTTGCCGAGTGATCCAGAAGGTACCATTAGTTTGCAACTTAAATAAATTGTGATTTACCTTCACAAGTGGTGTCTGCAGTTTTTCAATAGTACAATGAGAATTTTGCCACTGCTTTATGAAAGAGTTACTGCTAATTGAACCAAGATTGACTGATTATGAAATTGAATCTACTGAAGGTTCTGATTGTAATATGTTCTATTTCATTGTCAGGCCATAGAAGTTGTTGATCTGGATCAGAAAATCAAAATGGTTGGAGAGCTTGATGGTCATGTGATGCGTTGTGTGCGTGACCAGAATGGGAACCATGTCATCCAGAAGTGTATTGAATGTGTTCCTGAAGAGAATATTCAATTTATTGTCGCAACAGTCTTTGATCAAGTTGTTGCCCTTTCAACCCACCCTTATGGGTGTCGTGTGGTACAGGTTGAGAAACTGTTTacttctatatttttattttgaatatttatttagaagaaaatataGTTGCAttaatactaaatttttattgCTTTCTTGTGGCAGAGAATTCTGGAGCACTGCAAGGACCCCAAAACACAAAGTAAGGTTATGGATGAGATCTTAGGAAATGTCAGCAACTTGGCACAGGATCAATATGGCAATTATGTTGTTCAGGTTTGTACAATTCCCTGTAACTTTCATTGTGAAAATTTTCTGTTATTGTGATTGGATTCAtcaaaaaattagttttcagaAATTTGGCCCATAAATGTCTTCCAAGAGCTGGAAAAACTGATGAGAAATTTCCTTTGTTTGATGGGACTGGGACATGAAGGGAATGAATAGTTGATTATGCATATGTGCTATTTGTTTGTgtcatttatcattttatgcTCTTTAGATTCCTTCTCTTTACCTCAATTGATATCTGAAATTCATTCAACAGCATGTCCTGGAGCATGGCAAGTCACACGAGCGTTCTATTATAATTGAGGAATTAGCTGGGAAGATAGTTGAAATGAGTCAGCAGAAATTTGCTTCCAATGTTGTTGAGAAGTGTTTAACTTTCGGTGGCCCTACTGAACGTCAATTACTGGTGAATGAGATGCTTGGCTCTACTGATGAAAATGAGCCTCTTCAGGTATGCTAAATTCTGATTAACTTTTGGTAACTACAGTGACTTGCCTGTTTAACTGTTTTTAAAGTACGGTTCTgcatcattttcaaatttttccaaACTTACGTTTgacataaataaatgaaaaggtTAAATGGCTAATTTGGACTGAATAATGATTATAATGTCAGTAAAAGTTGAAGCTTCATTTTATCTGGCTGATTCCCAGCAAGTTTTTTAAGACACTGGAGTCTTATGTTCAGtcaatgacaattttattagTTGTGCCAACATTTGTGAGCAGTTTTTTGGATTTATTATTGCTTTTAATTGGTGATGAGCTATCTGCTTTTACGTAGTTGGCTTTAGAGAGA belongs to Mangifera indica cultivar Alphonso chromosome 2, CATAS_Mindica_2.1, whole genome shotgun sequence and includes:
- the LOC123209354 gene encoding pumilio homolog 2-like; this translates as MLSELGRRPMIGGNEGSFGDDLEKEIGLLLREQRSRQEADDRELELNLYRSGSAPPTVEGSLSAVGGLFRGSFGTNNTSFSELSRAKLGNNNNGFPSEEELRSDPDYLSYYYSNVNLNPRLPPPLLSKEDWRLAQRLRGESSASGGMGDRRKVNRGRDNGGNGARSLFSQPPGFDSRKQESELEPQKVRGSADWGGDGLIGLTGIGLGNEQKSLAEIFQDDLGRATLGAGIPSRPASRNAFDENLETINTAEAELANLHSGANVQGSSTVQTIGLPSSYSYAAALGASLSRSTTPDPQLVARAPSPCPTPIGGGRVNTSEKRGMTNPNSFSGVSSGMNESPDLVAALSGINLSANGVMDDEIQLPPQIEQDVENHRNYLFAMQDGQNHINQQKYSNKSESGHLHMPSAHQSGKMSYSDLGKSNGGGSDLNNSSLVADRQAELQNSGVPTNNLYMKGSPTSTLNGGNALPAQYQHIDGMQNYGLSGYSLNPSFASVMASQLGAGNLPPLYENVTAASAMAVHGMDSRVLGGGLAAGQNLNTASDSHNLSRLGSQMAGGALQAPFVDPMYLQYLRTSEYAAQLAALNDPSVDRNFLGNSYMNLLELQKAYLGVLLSPQKSQYGVPLGAKSGGSNHHGYSGSPAFRVGMSYPSSPLANPIIANSPVGPGSPIGHNEPNLRFSGMRNLAGGVMAPWHLDGSMDGSFGSSLLEEFKSNKAKCFELSEIAGYVVEFSADQYGSRFIQQKLETATTEEKNMVYQEIMPQALSLMTDVFGNYVIQKFFEHGLASQRRELANKLFGHVLTLCLQMYGCRVIQKAIEVVDLDQKIKMVGELDGHVMRCVRDQNGNHVIQKCIECVPEENIQFIVATVFDQVVALSTHPYGCRVVQRILEHCKDPKTQSKVMDEILGNVSNLAQDQYGNYVVQHVLEHGKSHERSIIIEELAGKIVEMSQQKFASNVVEKCLTFGGPTERQLLVNEMLGSTDENEPLQAMMKDQFANYVVQKVLETCDDHQRELILSRIKVHLNALKKYTYGKHIVARVEKLVAAGERRIAAQSPHPA